A window of Hippoglossus stenolepis isolate QCI-W04-F060 chromosome 18, HSTE1.2, whole genome shotgun sequence contains these coding sequences:
- the fech gene encoding ferrochelatase, mitochondrial encodes MMAVLGSAGRFLHIVRSSVGLSVRRRATAAALAQTATPETVENRKPKTGILMLNMGGPEKLEDVHDFLLRLFLDTDLMKLPVQSKLGPFIAKRRTPKIQEQYSKIGGGSPIKRWTAMQGEGMVKLLDEMSPESAPHKFYIGFRYVQPLTEEAIEEMEKDGVERAVAFTQYPQYSCSTTGSSLNAIYRYYSNRGDRPKMRWSVIDRWPTHPLLVECFAEHVSNELLKFPEEKRDDVVILFSAHSLPMAVVNRGDPYPQEVGATVQRVMERLGHCNPYRLVWQSRVGPMAWLGPQTDDVIKGLCERGKKNILLVPIAFTSDHIETLHELDIEYGQVLGEECGVENIRRAESLNGNPIFMRALADLVQSHLKSNESCSRQLTLRCPLCTNPTCGETKAFFANQKLS; translated from the exons ATGATGGCGGTGCTGGGCAGCGCCGGTCGCTTCCTCCACA TTGTCAGGAGCAGCGTCGGTCTGAGTGTGAGGAGACGCGCCACCGCTGCTGCGTTAGCACAGACTGCAACTCCAGAGACAGTGGagaacag GAAACCGAAGACGGGCATCCTGATGCTGAACATGGGAGGACCCGAGAAACTGGAAGACGTTCACGACTTCCTGCTGCGACTCTTCTTGGACACAGACCTGATGAAACTCCCTGTGCAGag TAAACTCGGTCCGTTCATCGCCAAGCGCCGCACGCCAAAGATCCAGGAGCAGTACAGTAAGATCGGAGGAGGCTCGCCCATCAAACGCTGGACCGCCATGCAGGGGGAGGGGATGGTGAAGCTGCTGGACGAGATGAGCCCAGAGTCGG CTCCTCACAAGTTCTACATCGGGTTCCGGTACGTTCAGCCGCTGACGGAGGAGGCCATcgaggagatggagaaggacGGAGTGGAGAGAGCAGTGGCCTTCACACAGTATCCTCAGTACAGCTGCTCCACCACag gaagcagtctGAACGCCATCTACCGTTACTATAGCAACAGAGGGGACAGACCCAAGATGCGCTGGAGTGTCATCGACCGTTGGCCCACACACCCACTGCTGGtggag tgttttgcAGAACACGTCAGTAACGAGCTGCTGAAGTTtccagaagagaagagagacgaCGTGGTGATTCTGTTCTCGGCTCACTCGCTGCCTATGGCT GTCGTAAACAGAGGTGACCCGTATCCTCAGGAAGTGGGAGCCACAGTTCAGAGAGTCATGGAGAGACTGGGACACTGTAACCCGTACAGACTGGTGTGGCAGTCCAGA GTGGGACCGATGGCGTGGCTCGGCCCTCAGACCGACGACGTGATTAAAGGTCTGTGTGAACGGGGAAAGAAGAACATCCTGCTGGTTCCCATCGCCTTCACGTCCGACCACATCGAGACGTTACACGAGCTGGACATTGAGTACGGACAGGTGCTGGGGGAGGag TGTGGTGTGGAGAACATCAGAAGAGCGGAGTCGTTGAACGGGAATCCTATCTTCATGAGG GCGCTGGCCGACCTGGTCCAGTCCCACCTGAAGTCCAACGAGTCGTGTTCCCGTCAGCTGACCCTGCGCTGCCCGCTGTGCACCAACCCCACCTGTGGAGAGACCAAGGCCTTCTTCGCCAACCAGAAACTctcatag
- the nars1 gene encoding asparagine--tRNA ligase, cytoplasmic, producing MAELTKGVAQVSVGELYVSDKCGSDQDGDGTEQKPFKTPLAALVFAGKEPFPTIYLDSQKEDERWAVISKTQMKNTKKAFNREQMKTDAKEKKEAEDTDRRDKNLEEAKKIVIEKDPSLPEPEAVKIHHLEPKRGQRVKVFGWIHRLRRQGKNLMFIVLRDGSGFLQCVLSDKLCQCYNGLVLSTESTVALYGIITPVPEGKQAPGGHELHCDFWELIGLAPAGGVDNLLNEESDVDVQLNNRHMMIRGENVSKILRVRSTVTQCFRDHFFSSGYYEITPPTLVQTQVEGGSTLFNLDYFGEQAYLTQSSQLYLETCIPALGDTFSIAQSYRAEQSRTRRHLSEYTHIEAECPFISFEDLLSRLEELVCDVVDRVLKSPAAQLLYDINPNFKPPKRPFKRMNYTDAIKWLKEHDIKNCDTYVPGFLPLWVSGGFIVALCYVLSADPTVDVLMPNVGEIVGGSMRIWDSEELLEGYKREGIDPTPYYWYTDQRKYGTCPHGGYGLGLERFLTWMLNRHHIRDVCLYPRFIQRCRP from the exons ATGGCGGAGCTAACGAAAGGCGTGGCGCAGGTTTCCGTGG GTGAGTTGTACGTGTCGGACAAATGCGGCAGCGACCAGGATGGAGACGGCACGGAGCAGAAACCCTTCAAAACTCCTCTCGCG GCTCTGGTGTTCGCTGGGAAGGAGCCGTTTCCGACCATTTATCTGGACTCGCAAAAAGAGGATgag cgTTGGGCGGTGATCTCAAAGACGCAGATGAAGAACACAAAAAAGGCCTTTAACCGTGAGCAGATGAAGACTGATGccaaagaaaagaaggag GCAGAGGACACCGACAGGAGAGATAAGAACCTGGAAGAAGCCAAGAAGATCGTCATTGAGAAAGACCCGAGTCTCCCCGAGCCTGAAGCG GTTAAAATTCATCATCTGGAGCCAAAGAGAGGTCAAAGAGTCAAAGTATTTGGATGGATTCATCGCCTGAGGAGACAAG GGAAGAACCTGATGTTCATTGTGCTGAGAGACGGATCTGGTTTCCTCCAGTGTGTCCTCTCTGATAAACTG TGCCAGTGCTACAACGGCCTGGTGTTGTCCACCGAGAGCACGGTGGCTCTGTACGGGATCATCACTCCAGTTCCTGAGGGCAAACAG GCGCCCGGGGGCCACGAGCTGCACTGTGACTTCTGGGAGCTGATTGGCTTAGCTCCAGCGGGCGGCGTCGACAACCTGCTGAACGAAGAGTCTGATGTGGACGTCCAGCTGAACAACCGACACATGATGATCAGAGGAGAGAACGTGTCCAAGATCCTCCGGGTGCGCTCCACCGTCACGCAGTGCTTCAGGGACCACTTCTTCAGCAGCGGCTACTACGAG ATCACTCCTCCGACCCTGGTGCAGACTCAGGTGGAGGGCGGCTCCACGCTGTTTAACCTCGACTACTTCGGCGAGCAGGCGTACCTGACGCAGTCCTCCCAGCTCTACCTGGAGACCTGCATTCCCGCCCTGGGAGACACCTTCTCCATCGCCCAGTCGTACCGAGCTGAGCAGTCTCGCACCCGCAGGCACTTGTCCGA GTACACTCACATCGAGGCGGAGTGTCCCTTCATCTCGTTTGAGGATCTGCTGAGcaggctggaggagctggtgtgtGACGTGGTGGACCGAGTGCTCAAATCCCCGGCTGCACAGCTGCTCTACGACATCAACCCG AACTTCAAACCGCCCAAGAGGCCGTTCAAGAGGATGAACTACACTGACGCCATCAAGTGGCTCAAAGAGCACGACATCAAGAATTGTGACACGTATGTACCAGGTTTTCTGCCTCTGTGGGTCAGTGGTGGGTTTATAGTAGCTTTGTGTTATGTATTGTCTGCTGACCCGACC GTCGACGTGTTGATGCCAAATGTCGGTGAGATTGTCGGAGGCTCGATGCGTATCTGGGACTCTGAAGAGCTGCTGGAGGGATACAAGAGGGAGGGAATCGACCCGACCCCGTACTACTGGTACACTGACCAG aggaaGTACGGCACGTGTCCTCACGGGGGTTACGGTCTGGGTCTGGAGCGTTTCCTCACCTGGATGCTGAACAGACATCACATCAGAGACGTCTGCCTGTATCCTCGCTTCATCCAGCGCTGCCGACCctga
- the txnl1 gene encoding thioredoxin-like protein 1: MVGVKVIGSDPDFQPELAAAGSRLAVVKFTMAGCRPCVTISPAFNMLSNKYPHVVFLEVDVHVCQATAAANNISATPTFLFFRNRVRVDQYQGADASGLEEKVKQHTENDPGNSEDSDIPKGYMDLMPFVSKAGCECLNESDDCGFDSCLIKDSSYLESDCDEQLLITIAFNQPVKLFSMKLLASEFAQAPKVVKVFINLPRSMSFDDAERSEATQALELSEEDYKEEGLIPLRYVKFQNVQSVTMFVKSNQGDEETTKINYLTFIGTPVQATNMNDFKRVVGKKGESH, from the exons ATGGTCGGCGTGAAAGTGATCGGGAGCGACCCGGACTTCCAGCCGGAGCTAGCGGCCGCCGGCTCCAGGCTCGCCGTGGTGAAGTTCACAATGGCCGG GTGTCGGCCCTGTGTCACAATATCTCCAGCTTTCAACATGTTGAGTAACAAATACCCACATGTCGTCTTCCTTGAAGTAGATGTTCACGTGTGTCAG gCGACAGCGGCAGCCAACAACATCTCCGCCACACCGACGTTCTTGTTCTTCAGGAACCGGGTGCGGGTGGATCAGTATCAGGGGGCGGATGCCTCGGGTCTGGAGGAGAAGGTCAAGCAGCACACGGAGAACGACCCGGGAAACAGCGAGGACTCTGACATTCCAAAGGGATAC atgGACCTCATGCCTTTTGTCAGCAAAGCCGGCTGCGAGTGTCTGAACGAGAGCGACGACTGTGGCTTTGATAGCTGCTTAATCAAAGACTCCTCCTACCTGGAGTCTGACTGTGATGAACAG TTGCTAATAACTATTGCCTTCAACCAACCTGTGAAGCTCTTCTCTATGAAGCTACTGGCCTCAGAATTTG CCCAAGCCCCTAAGGTGGTGAAGGTGTTCATCAATCTCCCTCGGTCGATGAGCTTCGACGACGCCGAGCGGAGTGAAGCCACTCAGGCTCTGGAGCTGTCTGAGGAGGACTACAAAGAGGAGGGCTTGATTCCCCTGCGCTACGTCAAGTTCCAGAACGTACAGAGCGTCACG ATGTTTGTCAAGTCAAACCaaggagacgaggagacgaCAAAAATCAACTACCTGACATTCATAGGCACCCCAGTACAGGCCACCAACATGAATGACTTCAAAAGG GTCGTggggaagaaaggagagagtCACTGA